Proteins encoded together in one Spodoptera frugiperda isolate SF20-4 chromosome 15, AGI-APGP_CSIRO_Sfru_2.0, whole genome shotgun sequence window:
- the LOC118271558 gene encoding mitochondrial-processing peptidase subunit beta — protein MLKVATTLRLVSRQGNQVRLLATAAGYKEALVNVPPTKLSVLDNGIRVASEDSGAATATVGLWIDAGSRYETYRNNGVAHFLEHMAFKGTSKRSQTDLELLVENMGAHLNAYTSREQTVFYAKCLANDVPAAVEILADIIQNSSLAEPEIERERGVILREMQDVESNLQEVVFDHLHATAFQGTPLGQTILGPTRNIKKISKSDLQNYIKTHYQPSRIVLAGAGGVDHQKLVDLANKNFSGLKNTVTDVEITPCRYTGSEIRVRDDSMPLAHVAIAVEGAGWTDADNIPLMVANTLIGAWDRSQGGGVNNASYLARAASSGNLCHSFQSFNTCYKDTGLWGIYFVAEPLQLEDMVYNIQKEWMKLCNTVTEGEVERARNLLKTNMLLQLDGTTPVCEDIGRQMLCYNRRIPIHELDARIDAVTVQNVRDVCYKYLYDRCPAVAAVGPTEGLPDYTRIRAGMYWLRV, from the coding sequence ATGTTGAAGGTGGCGACTACTTTGAGATTAGTCTCAAGACAGGGCAATCAGGTGCGTTTATTGGCGACAGCTGCTGGTTACAAAGAGGCGTTAGTTAACGTCCCACCAACAAAACTCTCAGTGTTAGATAATGGAATCCGCGTTGCGTCTGAAGATTCCGGTGCTGCGACCGCCACCGTAGGACTGTGGATTGACGCTGGATCCAGGTACGAAACCTACAGAAACAATGGAGTTGCCCATTTCCTTGAACACATGGCGTTCAAAGGTACAAGCAAGAGATCGCAAACCGACTTAGAACTGCTCGTAGAAAACATGGGTGCCCATTTGAACGCTTATACTTCTCGGGAACAAACCGTGTTCTACGCTAAGTGCCTAGCTAATGACGTACCAGCCGCCGTAGAGATCCTTGCTGATATCATTCAGAACTCGTCGCTCGCAGAACCCGAAATCGAACGAGAAAGAGGTGTTATTCTCCGCGAAATGCAAGATGTCGAAAGTAACCTGCAAGAAGTTGTTTTCGACCACCTCCACGCTACTGCCTTCCAAGGTACACCTTTAGGCCAGACAATCCTTGGACCCACTAGGAACATCAAGAAGATCTCCAAATCCGACCTTCAAAACTACATCAAGACTCACTACCAGCCTTCCCGCATTGTTCTTGCTGGGGCTGGCGGTGTTGACCACCAGAAATTGGTTGACCTTGCCAACAAGAACTTCAGCGGATTGAAGAACACTGTGACTGATGTAGAAATTACACCTTGCCGTTACACTGGCTCTGAGATCAGGGTGCGTGATGATTCCATGCCTTTGGCTCATGTTGCTATTGCAGTTGAGGGTGCCGGCTGGACCGACGCTGACAACATTCCTTTGATGGTTGCCAACACTCTTATCGGAGCTTGGGACCGCTCTCAGGGTGGTGGTGTCAACAACGCCTCCTACCTGGCTCGTGCTGCTTCCTCTGGCAACCTGTGCCACAGCTTCCAGTCCTTCAACACTTGCTACAAGGACACCGGACTTTGGGGCATTTACTTTGTAGCTGAACCCCTGCAGTTAGAAGATATGGTGTACAACATTCAGAAGGAATGGATGAAGCTCTGCAACACTGTTACCGAGGGTGAAGTAGAGCGTGCCAGGAACCTCCTGAAGACTAACATGCTTCTCCAGTTGGACGGCACCACCCCAGTGTGTGAAGACATTGGTCGCCAAATGCTGTGCTACAACCGCCGCATCCCCATCCATGAGCTGGATGCCCGCATCGATGCTGTGACGGTACAGAATGTGCGTGATGTGTGCTACAAGTACTTGTATGACCGCTGCCCCGCAGTTGCCGCCGTCGGACCCACCGAAGGTCTGCCAGACTACACTAGGATCCGCGCTGGAATGTACTGGCTTAGGGTGTAA